GTTTTGGGGAACCCCCTGAACCCCTTTTCCCTCAGGGTGCTGTGGAGTCCATTGCCATGAAGAACCCCAAGGAGAGGACGGCTTTGTTCGAAGAGATCAGCCGCTCGGGGGAGCTGGCACAGGAGTACGacaagaggaagaaggagatgGTGAAGGCAGAGGAAGACACTCAGTTCAACTACCACCGCAAGAAGAACATCGCTGCCGAGAGGAAAGAGGCCaagcaggagaaggaagaggtaTTTCTGGGGGACTGACACGAGGTTTGGAACCCATATCGCCTTCCTCAACCCCTCTCTGACATCGTATCTCTCCCCCCTcaccccttttctctctcctctcctcgtcttctccaggctgatcGTTACCAGAGGTTGAAGGACGAGGTGGTTCGAGCTCaagtgcagctgcagctttttAAGCTTTACCACAACGAAGCTGAAATCGAGAAGCTGAACAAAGAACTGGgtttgaaaaacagagaaattgaTAAAGATAAGAAAAGGATGGACAGGGTGGAGGATGAGTTGAAGGACAGGAAGAAGGAGCTGGGCAAGATGATGAGAGAACAGCAGCAAATTGAGAAAGAGATCAAGTGAGGCACCACAAAACTAGTCTGAGGAGGGATTGAGTGAGGAGCTTTTGATCACTTGAAGCTCACCTTGGGGTTTTTCTGCCGACAGGGAGAAGGATTCTGAGCTCAACCAGAAGCGTCCCCAGTACATCAAAGCCAAGGAAAATACCTCCCACAAGATAAAGAAGCTGGAAGCTGCCAAAAAGTCTCTTCAGAATGCTCAGAAGCAATataagaagaggaaaggagacaTGGATgagctggagaaggagatgGTGTCGGTGGAAAAAGCCCGGCAGGAGTTTGAGGAGAGGATGGAAGAAGAAAGTCAAAGCCAAGGGCGAGACCTGACTTTGGAGGAGAACCAGGTAAAGGGACTCATCCGGCTGTGTCCTGAGAGGATGGGGTGGGTTCTGGGGGGTCTTCCCTCACCTTTTCTGTGGGTTTTAGGTGAAAAAGTACCACAGATTGAAGGAAGAAGCCAGTAAACGAGCTGCCACTTTGGCCCAAGAGCTGGAGAAGTTCAACCGGGACCAAAAAGCCGACCAAGATCGTTTGGatctggaggagaggaagaaagtggAGACTGAGGTGAGACTCAGAGTCCCTCTTAAACCCCCTCACACACAGCACCCCTAAAAACCCACCCCCACCTCCCTTCAGCTTCTCCTTGATCCCCACTTAAGGCCAAGATCAAGCAGAAGCTCCGAGAGATCGAGGAGAACCAGAAGCGCATTGAGAAGCTGGAGGAGTACATCACCACCAGCAAGTGAGACTCGGCTCCTGCCTCCCCCACTCGCTTGTGATCCCCCCAAAaacccaccttttcccctccctcccccctctTCAGACAATCCCTGGAGGAACAGAAACGTTTGGAAGGTGAATTGACGGAAGAAGTGGAGCTGGCCAAGCGTCGCATCGACGAGATCAACAAAGAGCTGAACCAAGTGATGGAGCAGCTCGGGGACGCTCGGATCGACCGACAGGAGAGCAGCCGCCAGCAGCGCAAGGCCGAGATCATGGACAGCATCAAAAGGCTCTACCCTGGCTCGGTGGTGAGCCCCAGCCTCTGCACATACGCTAGGAGGGGGCATTTAGGCTTGGAGGAGGGGTTTCAGGCttggtttggggggttttagaCTTGGCTGGGGGGTTTAGACTTGGTTGGGTAACACCCAACAAGTTGTCCCATCACTTCCCTTCCTCAACTGGCCAAGGGAGAGAAGGATCCAACGAGAGGTTTGTGGTGGAGATGAGAAGGAAGAGATCTCTCAGCAAATAGATATGTGGGTCACAGAGCCTCCAGGGTTAGAGGGATCTTGAAGGATCATGTTATCCAAATcaacctgccagagcaggtcccacaggaactcTGAGTGCTgtgggtggatctctgctccctcatgGTCCTCCACTTGCtatgagtggatctctgctccctcatgGTTCTCCACTTGCTgtgggtggatctctgctccctctcttTGCTCACCAAAGCCACCCCACcaacaaccccctccccaccgcCCTCCCAACTCCTCCGACCTCTCCAGACCCCACTTTGTGAGTGGTTTTCTCCCCTTTCTGGgattcccccctccccagtacGGTCGCCTCATCGATCTGTGCCAGCCCACCCAGAAGAAATACCAGATTGCAGTGACCAAGGTGCTGGGCAAGAACATGGACGCGATCATCGTGGACTCGGAGAAGACGGGGCGGGACTGCATCCAGTACATCAAGGAGCAGCGAGGGGAGCCCGAGACCTTCCTGCCCCTTGACTACCTGGAGGTGAAAAAGGGGAGGGGGCAGCgatttggggggttgggggagCTGAAGGAGGGACCTCGCAgatgagggtgctgagggactgGGGGATAAGGAAGCAGTTTGGGGTTGGGAAGGAGCAACTTTGGGGACAAAAAGAGACAGTTTGGGgtcaagaaaaagcagcaattttAGGGTTAAGAAGCAGCAAATTTGGGGTcaagaaaaagcaacaagttTGGGGTCAAGAAGCAGCTCTGGGGTCAAGAATGAGCACGGTTTAACTTCGGGGGGGAGCAGATTGAACCCCTCAGGCAGTTTATCCGGGGGATCGTGCTTGGGACGAGCTCCATTCCCCCCCTCAACCACCTCCCCAGGGTGTTGCGGGGTAAAACCCCCTGGTTACACCCCCCTCTGCCTttcacaccccccccccccaggtgAAACCCACAGATGAGAAGCTGCGAGAGCTGAAGGGGGCGAAGCTGGTGATTGACGTGATCCGCTACGAGCCGCCCCACATCAAGAAGGCGCTGCAGTACGCCTGTGGCAACGCGCTGGTGTGCGACAACGTGGAGGACGCGCGGCGCATCGCCTTCGGCGGCCACCAGCGCCACAAGGTCAGCCTGGGGCTCAGCACCACCCCAAACTGCACCCTCAGGGGCTGAGCGCCACTCCAGCACCCTCAGGGGCTCATCCCCATCCCAGCGCCCCCAAACTGCACCCACAGGAACTCAGCAGTACCTCAACACCCTCAGACAGCACCCTCAGGgcttcctccccagcaccccaaacTGCTTCCTGACCCGAAACCTGTAGCTCCATGTCCCCAAATCCTTCCCCCAATTCTCCATCCCCCTCCCTTTAcccctcttcccttccctgagcTCTCCCACCCCAACTACACCCCCTGAGACATTTCATCCCTCTTTTTTGCCCCCCAGACTGTGGCTCTGGACGGGACCCTGTTCCAGAAGTCGGGGGTGATCTCAGGGGGTGCCAGTGACCTCAAGGCCAAAGCTCGGCGCTGGGACGAGAAGGCTGTGGACAAGCTcaaggagaagaaggagaggCTGACAGAGGAGCTCAAggtgggacacacacacacacacacagacccctCCCCACCTTCTCCCCAGTTGCCCTCTCCCCCTTTTCAGAGCTTCTTCTCCAAGTTCCTGAAACCCCCCCAGGATGCTCTCAGGATGCTCCTTGTCACCTTAAAGCTGCCTCTTGGCCTTTTTCCACCTCCCACACACCCCCCAAAGctcttttcccccctcccttagtcccttttcccccctcccttagtcccttttcccccctcccttagtcctttttcccccctcccctgatccttttcccctctcccttgGTCCTTTTTGTCCCCACCTTGGTCCTTTTTGCCCCCCCTTGGTCTGCTTTTTGCCCCCCTTGGTGTTTCCATTCCCCCCCAAACTgattcctttcccctccccaaatTCCTTTCCTCCCCCACAATTGTTTCTCATTCCCCCTCCCCATGAGGGGGGCTCCTCAACTCCTCCCCTCactccctttttcctccctgctcctttgCCCCCCCAGGAGCAGATGAaggccaagaggaaagaggctgaGCTGCGCCAGGTCCAGTCCCAGGCCCACGGCCTCCAGATGAGACTCAAATACTCCCAGAGTGACCTAGAGCAGACCAAAACCCGGCACCTCGCCCTCAACCTCCAGGTGACACCTCGGGGGGGGGGCATTTTGAGGGGATTCCTGCCCTTTTTGGGGTGTCACAGGGGAGCTCTCAGCTCTTAGAAGCTGATTCACGGAGGGTTTATGGGTGGAGAATGACTCAAGGTAGACTcaaggggggatttggggttctGGGGGTGGGATTTTGGGGGAAGGGTCTTTGGGAACCCCCCGTTCTCATTTTTAACCCCTTTATAACACAGGAAAAGTCAAAACTGGAGAGTGAATTGGCCAATTTTGGGCCTCGCATCAACGACATCAAAAGGATCATCCAGGGCCGGGAGAGGGAGATGAAGGACCTGAAGGAGAAGATGAACCAGGTGGGTGGGTTTTTGGGGTGAGGGGATATTTGGGGGAGCCACTAGGGGAGGTTTGTGAGTGTCTcaacctcccccctcccccatttCCCAGGTGGAGGATGAAGTTTTTGAGGAGTTTTGCCGTGAAATCGGGGTCAGGAACATCCGGGAGTTCGAGGAGGAAAAGGTCAAGAGGCAGAATGAGATCGCCAAGAAGAGGTGAGGAGACCCCCACCCCAAATTAGGGATAGtccttccctcctccaggaGAACCTGACCCCAAAAACCCATCCCTGACGTCCTGAGGTGGCTGAAGTGCCCCCACGAACCTCCTCAAGTCTGTGGGGCAGAGGTTTGTTGCCTCAGGGAGCAATCAAGACCTG
The Colius striatus isolate bColStr4 chromosome 26 unlocalized genomic scaffold, bColStr4.1.hap1 SUPER_26_unloc_2, whole genome shotgun sequence DNA segment above includes these coding regions:
- the SMC1A gene encoding structural maintenance of chromosomes protein 1A; this translates as MGFLKLIEIENFKSYKGRQIIGPFRRFTAIIGPNGSGKSNLMDAISFVLGEKTSNLRVKTLRDLIHGAPVGKPAASRAFVSMVYSEEGAEDRTFARVIVGSSSEYKINNRVVQLSEYSEELEKLGILIKARNFLVFQGAVESIAMKNPKERTALFEEISRSGELAQEYDKRKKEMVKAEEDTQFNYHRKKNIAAERKEAKQEKEEADRYQRLKDEVVRAQVQLQLFKLYHNEAEIEKLNKELGLKNREIDKDKKRMDRVEDELKDRKKELGKMMREQQQIEKEIKEKDSELNQKRPQYIKAKENTSHKIKKLEAAKKSLQNAQKQYKKRKGDMDELEKEMVSVEKARQEFEERMEEESQSQGRDLTLEENQVKKYHRLKEEASKRAATLAQELEKFNRDQKADQDRLDLEERKKVETEAKIKQKLREIEENQKRIEKLEEYITTSKQSLEEQKRLEGELTEEVELAKRRIDEINKELNQVMEQLGDARIDRQESSRQQRKAEIMDSIKRLYPGSVYGRLIDLCQPTQKKYQIAVTKVLGKNMDAIIVDSEKTGRDCIQYIKEQRGEPETFLPLDYLEVKPTDEKLRELKGAKLVIDVIRYEPPHIKKALQYACGNALVCDNVEDARRIAFGGHQRHKTVALDGTLFQKSGVISGGASDLKAKARRWDEKAVDKLKEKKERLTEELKEQMKAKRKEAELRQVQSQAHGLQMRLKYSQSDLEQTKTRHLALNLQEKSKLESELANFGPRINDIKRIIQGREREMKDLKEKMNQVEDEVFEEFCREIGVRNIREFEEEKVKRQNEIAKKRLEFENQKTRLGIQLDFERNQLREDQEKVLMWEQSVRKDEAEIEKLKKEEQRHMKIIDETMAQLQDLKNQHLAKKSEVNDKNHEMDEIRKKLGGANKEMTHLQKEVTAIETKLEQKRSDRHNLLQACKMQDIKLPLSKGTMDDISQEEGSAGSEEPVSSSQRSSSLYAREALIEIDYSDLPEELKDAQAEEEIRQEMNQLQQRLTEQQSVLQRIAAPNMKAMEKLESVRDKFQETSDEFEAARKRAKKAKQAFEQMKKERFDRFNSCFESVATNIDEIYKALSRNSSAQAFLGPENPEEPYLDGINYNCVAPGKRFRPMDNLSGGEKTVAALALLFAIHSYKPAPFFVLDEIDAALDNTNIGKVANYIKEQSAANFQAIVISLKEEFYTKAQSLIGVYPEQGDCVISKVLTFDLTKYPDANPNPNEQ